One window of Cupriavidus oxalaticus genomic DNA carries:
- a CDS encoding helix-turn-helix transcriptional regulator: MGEHPTTDEDFHRLVDSIYESALDVAAMPAALDLFSRYTSTGSPRYLIWDKLAGHARLGVTPHGCFTNGASVGGWLPNPLELPYAGACCMPADTPDSPACAPLHTASHDGAVAERPVSTLACSGLEHGIRLVENAEVCVLMSGTSAGSISAGQRERRLAHVMPHWVRAARMQQRNFELSGLASLGLAGLDTLDFGVMVLQADLRVRYANSWAEALVQADSHLSLQDGVLRAHSDTLQAVLRKLLDGAMRGRGAEAASGSWMHITSGGQPVPIIVTPLVSRQPVEGPWQLPAAMMLFGNSESRAVLDAGVLASLFGLSRKESIIAVRLAAGETLNEIAEREFLSPHTVRVHIRDTLRKTGTHRQSELVRLLHLLPGVNLERAGVTSAVRPRTPRAGTA; this comes from the coding sequence ATGGGCGAACACCCGACTACGGACGAGGACTTCCATCGTCTGGTCGACTCGATCTACGAGTCCGCGCTGGACGTTGCGGCAATGCCGGCGGCACTCGACCTTTTCTCCCGGTACACCTCCACCGGCAGCCCGCGTTACCTGATCTGGGACAAGCTCGCCGGCCATGCACGCCTGGGCGTCACGCCCCACGGCTGCTTCACCAACGGCGCAAGCGTTGGCGGCTGGCTGCCCAATCCGCTCGAGCTGCCCTACGCCGGCGCCTGCTGTATGCCGGCCGACACGCCTGACAGCCCCGCCTGCGCGCCGCTGCACACGGCCTCTCACGATGGCGCCGTGGCCGAGCGTCCAGTCTCCACGCTGGCATGCAGCGGACTCGAACATGGCATCCGCCTGGTCGAGAACGCCGAGGTCTGCGTACTGATGAGCGGCACCAGCGCGGGCAGCATCAGCGCCGGCCAGCGCGAGCGGCGCCTGGCCCACGTCATGCCGCATTGGGTGCGTGCCGCGCGCATGCAGCAGCGCAACTTTGAACTGAGCGGGCTGGCCAGCCTTGGCCTGGCCGGGCTCGATACCCTGGATTTTGGCGTGATGGTGCTGCAGGCCGACCTGCGCGTGCGCTACGCCAACAGCTGGGCCGAGGCGCTGGTGCAGGCCGACAGCCACCTGTCGCTGCAGGACGGCGTGCTGCGCGCCCACAGCGACACGCTGCAGGCGGTGCTGCGCAAGCTGCTCGACGGCGCCATGCGCGGCCGCGGCGCCGAAGCCGCGTCGGGCTCCTGGATGCACATCACCTCCGGCGGGCAGCCGGTGCCGATCATCGTCACGCCGCTGGTCTCGCGCCAGCCGGTGGAAGGCCCGTGGCAATTGCCGGCCGCGATGATGCTGTTCGGCAATTCGGAATCGCGCGCGGTGCTCGATGCGGGCGTGCTGGCCTCGCTGTTCGGGCTGTCGCGCAAGGAAAGCATCATCGCCGTCCGTCTCGCCGCCGGCGAGACGCTGAATGAAATCGCCGAGCGCGAGTTCCTGTCGCCGCATACGGTGCGCGTGCATATCCGCGATACGCTGCGCAAGACCGGCACGCACCGCCAGTCCGAGCTGGTGCGCCTGCTGCACCTGCTGCCGGGCGTCAATCTCGAACGCGCCGGGGTGACCTCGGCGGTCCGGCCGCGTACGCCGCGAGCGGGGACGGCCTGA
- a CDS encoding acyl-CoA dehydrogenase family protein, whose protein sequence is MHNAYSDALDALLRDCCTPATVRALERQADPSPLWQTLRDSGFADCLLPEAAGGAALPLPELAPVLFVTGRHVLPLPLAQTIFARALLHAQGIALPDGPIALAGFDDGAPAALVADARHARWFLVQDGERCLLLPAADARAELTGAHADLTLRLPRPEAAMPAAFRLAPGTLRTLGACLHAVQLAGALSRVLDLTLQYANDRQQFGRAIGKFQAIQHQVSEMAEHVAAARVAAQLACASTTGQPERLRAALGKLLASDAVTPVAAIAHAVHGAIGITEEYDLQLCTRRLHAWRVADGSERWWSRVLGEAVLDGTDSRAVELVRGWCE, encoded by the coding sequence ATGCATAACGCTTACTCCGACGCCCTCGACGCGCTGCTGCGCGATTGCTGCACGCCCGCCACGGTCCGCGCGCTGGAACGGCAGGCCGATCCCTCTCCCTTGTGGCAAACTCTGCGCGACAGCGGCTTTGCCGACTGCCTGCTGCCCGAGGCCGCCGGCGGCGCCGCGCTGCCGCTGCCTGAACTGGCCCCCGTGCTGTTCGTCACCGGCCGCCATGTCCTGCCGCTGCCGCTGGCGCAGACCATCTTCGCCCGCGCCCTGCTGCACGCGCAGGGCATCGCCCTGCCCGACGGACCCATCGCCCTGGCGGGCTTCGACGACGGCGCGCCCGCTGCGCTCGTCGCCGATGCGCGCCATGCCCGGTGGTTCCTGGTGCAGGACGGCGAGCGTTGCCTCTTGCTGCCGGCGGCCGACGCGCGCGCCGAACTCACCGGCGCGCACGCCGACCTGACCCTGCGGCTGCCGCGCCCGGAGGCGGCCATGCCGGCTGCGTTCCGGCTGGCGCCCGGCACGCTGCGCACACTCGGCGCCTGCCTGCACGCGGTCCAGCTGGCCGGGGCGCTGTCGCGGGTGCTCGACCTGACGCTGCAGTACGCCAACGACCGCCAGCAGTTCGGCCGCGCCATCGGCAAGTTCCAGGCGATCCAGCATCAGGTCAGCGAGATGGCCGAGCATGTGGCGGCAGCGCGCGTGGCGGCGCAGCTGGCCTGCGCCAGCACCACCGGCCAGCCCGAGCGCCTGCGCGCCGCGCTCGGCAAGCTGCTCGCCAGCGATGCCGTCACGCCAGTGGCGGCCATCGCCCATGCGGTGCACGGCGCGATCGGGATCACGGAGGAATACGACCTGCAGCTCTGCACGCGCCGGCTGCATGCGTGGCGCGTGGCGGACGGGTCGGAGCGCTGGTGGAGCCGCGTGCTGGGCGAGGCGGTGCTCGACGGCACGGACAGCCGGGCGGTCGAACTGGTGCGTGGATGGTGCGAGTGA
- a CDS encoding SDR family NAD(P)-dependent oxidoreductase translates to MELNASVSAVITGGASGLGAATARALAAHGVRVALFDLNAEKGEALARELGGVFCQVNVTSEAEVEAGFARARAAIGQERILVNCAGTGNAIKTASRSKEAPDQIKHFPSDAFERIIQINLIGTFRCIARSAAGMLTLDTAGGERGVIISTASVAAQDGQMGQAAYSASKAAVVGMTLPIARDLAGEGIRVNTILPGIFNTPLLQGAAENVKAALAASVPFPKRLGQPEEFASLAVEMCRNGYFNGESVRLDGAIRMAPR, encoded by the coding sequence ATGGAACTCAATGCATCGGTATCGGCAGTGATCACGGGCGGCGCCTCGGGCCTGGGCGCGGCAACGGCGCGCGCGCTGGCGGCGCACGGCGTGCGCGTGGCGCTGTTCGACCTCAACGCCGAGAAGGGCGAAGCGCTGGCGCGCGAACTGGGCGGCGTGTTCTGCCAGGTGAACGTGACCTCGGAAGCTGAAGTCGAGGCCGGCTTCGCCAGGGCACGTGCCGCCATCGGCCAGGAGCGCATCCTGGTCAACTGCGCCGGCACCGGCAATGCCATCAAGACCGCGTCGCGTTCCAAGGAAGCGCCGGACCAGATCAAGCACTTTCCCTCCGATGCCTTCGAACGCATCATCCAGATCAACCTGATCGGCACCTTCCGCTGCATCGCGCGCTCGGCGGCCGGCATGCTGACGCTGGACACCGCGGGCGGCGAGCGCGGCGTGATCATCAGCACCGCATCGGTGGCGGCGCAGGATGGCCAGATGGGGCAGGCCGCGTACTCGGCGTCCAAGGCCGCCGTGGTCGGCATGACGCTGCCGATCGCGCGCGACCTCGCGGGCGAGGGCATCCGCGTCAATACCATCCTGCCGGGCATCTTCAATACGCCGCTGCTGCAGGGCGCGGCCGAGAACGTCAAGGCCGCGCTGGCCGCTTCGGTGCCGTTTCCCAAGCGCCTGGGCCAGCCGGAAGAGTTCGCCTCGCTGGCCGTCGAGATGTGCCGCAACGGCTATTTCAACGGCGAATCCGTGCGGCTGGACGGCGCCATCCGGATGGCGCCGCGCTGA
- a CDS encoding DUF421 domain-containing protein — MDFSFDWREALFFTVSPLEIVVRGTVMYWALFLLFRFVVRRDIGSMGIADLLLVVIVADAAQNGMAGKGEGVADAMLLVVTLIAWNRLIDLLAYHFPTFQRFAEAKKILLVRDGTRLQENMRRESITDDELEAKYREQGVEKLEEIKALYLEADGKVSVIKKK; from the coding sequence ATGGACTTCTCGTTCGACTGGCGCGAAGCGCTCTTCTTCACCGTCTCGCCACTCGAGATCGTCGTTCGCGGCACGGTGATGTACTGGGCGCTGTTCCTGCTGTTCCGTTTCGTCGTGCGGCGCGACATCGGCTCGATGGGCATTGCCGACCTGCTTCTGGTCGTGATCGTTGCCGACGCGGCGCAGAACGGCATGGCCGGCAAGGGTGAAGGCGTTGCCGACGCCATGCTGCTGGTCGTCACGCTGATTGCGTGGAACCGGTTGATCGACCTGTTGGCCTACCACTTCCCCACGTTCCAGCGCTTTGCCGAAGCGAAGAAAATCCTGCTCGTGCGCGACGGCACCAGGCTGCAAGAAAACATGCGGCGCGAATCGATCACCGACGACGAGCTGGAAGCCAAATATCGCGAGCAGGGGGTAGAAAAGCTCGAGGAGATCAAGGCGCTGTACCTGGAGGCGGATGGCAAGGTCAGCGTGATCAAGAAGAAGTAG
- a CDS encoding mechanosensitive ion channel family protein, with translation MRKPDRNAPSRSMWPRRLTPGASLAMHAALLALALLCCTVPAPAMAAGPLATLLAPAKPAPAPASAPAAPASVPLAQSLDQVIATLQDDRERRALVGQLQALRRGLDASAVAPAPASAAAAGASAPGLIGAVAEVLDEVDTHLRKDRGPWQYWGWRSRFAGEEWRAALTHRGTRSGLESLREFALVLAVWAASGWGLWEIGHRIRRRRAPPRPRTERARLPEVPSWVDVGVFMLRHIGPWVIAFGITLLMATRTFAQSPAAVAAVLVAYAIVAGAVAAAMCQVIFVLFRTAHRQLAVRQLLARSPWLLFCTGALAALGDSATDSRVVAVLGTNLAALVSTTANIAAALGIGVFALVFSRQIGQLISHRPLAFRQSHPGLTDLLRLIGQAWHLPVLAVVVASVIGTLLAAGHADVFLRRTVASVALFVAALLLTMVARRSPKATARPPRFRDRRRSAYVQRFGRFAMALLRVAIWVVFLAMVMRVWDTSLMQLAESSAAGRHITETVFSVTSTVLLAWLVWLLIDTAITQTLSPAHGRGAQPSLRAKTILPLVRNASFIGLLLIAVIAVLANLGVNVTPLLAGAGVVGLAIGFGAQSLVQDLITGLFIVVEDSIAIGDSIELPDHAGVVEGMTIRTVKLRDGRGALHTLPYSQIKAVKNLSRGYGYAVFSIGISYHSDLDRALELIRTTGTEIARDFRYSRNLMSGLDILGLDRFDPSGPVVMAQFKTRPLTQAEITRAFNARLKRNFDAHGIRMASPSLTIQVDGKGLQVGGDEQANPAAP, from the coding sequence ATGCGCAAACCCGATCGCAACGCCCCCTCCCGATCGATGTGGCCACGCCGGCTCACGCCAGGTGCGAGCCTGGCCATGCATGCCGCGCTGCTGGCGCTCGCACTGCTGTGTTGTACGGTTCCAGCGCCCGCTATGGCGGCAGGCCCGCTTGCCACCCTGCTGGCACCGGCCAAGCCCGCTCCGGCGCCGGCCAGCGCGCCGGCGGCCCCGGCCAGCGTGCCGCTGGCGCAGTCGCTCGACCAGGTCATCGCAACACTGCAGGACGATCGCGAACGGCGCGCGCTGGTCGGCCAATTGCAGGCCTTGCGGCGCGGCCTGGACGCTTCCGCGGTGGCGCCGGCGCCGGCGTCCGCCGCTGCGGCCGGCGCTTCGGCACCCGGGCTGATCGGAGCCGTGGCCGAGGTGCTCGACGAAGTCGACACGCACCTGCGCAAGGACCGCGGCCCGTGGCAATACTGGGGCTGGCGCTCGCGCTTCGCAGGCGAGGAATGGCGCGCCGCGCTGACCCACCGGGGCACCCGCTCGGGGCTGGAATCGCTGCGCGAATTCGCGCTGGTGCTGGCGGTATGGGCGGCGAGCGGCTGGGGCCTGTGGGAGATCGGCCATCGCATCCGGCGCCGGCGCGCGCCGCCGCGCCCGCGTACCGAGCGCGCCAGGCTGCCCGAGGTGCCGTCCTGGGTGGATGTCGGCGTCTTCATGCTGCGGCATATCGGGCCCTGGGTGATCGCATTCGGCATCACGCTGCTGATGGCGACGCGCACCTTCGCGCAGTCGCCAGCAGCCGTGGCCGCGGTGCTGGTCGCATACGCCATCGTGGCGGGTGCCGTCGCCGCCGCGATGTGCCAGGTCATCTTCGTCCTGTTCCGCACCGCGCACCGCCAGCTTGCGGTCCGGCAGCTGCTGGCGCGCTCGCCGTGGCTGCTGTTCTGCACCGGCGCACTGGCGGCCCTGGGCGACAGCGCCACCGACAGCCGCGTCGTCGCGGTGCTCGGCACCAACCTCGCCGCGCTGGTGTCGACCACGGCCAATATCGCCGCAGCACTGGGCATCGGCGTGTTCGCGCTCGTTTTCAGTCGCCAGATCGGCCAGCTGATCAGCCACCGGCCGCTGGCCTTCCGCCAGTCCCACCCGGGCCTGACCGACCTGCTGCGGCTGATCGGCCAGGCCTGGCACTTGCCGGTGCTCGCGGTGGTGGTCGCGTCGGTGATCGGCACGCTGCTCGCCGCCGGCCACGCCGATGTATTCCTGCGCCGCACCGTGGCTTCGGTCGCGCTGTTCGTGGCGGCACTGCTGCTGACGATGGTCGCCAGGCGCTCGCCCAAGGCAACGGCACGGCCGCCCCGCTTCCGCGACCGCCGGCGCTCGGCCTATGTGCAGCGCTTTGGCCGCTTCGCCATGGCGCTGCTGCGGGTGGCGATCTGGGTGGTATTTCTTGCCATGGTGATGCGCGTCTGGGACACGTCGCTGATGCAGCTGGCGGAATCTTCCGCAGCGGGCCGCCATATCACCGAGACCGTGTTCAGCGTGACCAGCACCGTGCTGCTGGCCTGGCTGGTCTGGCTGCTGATCGACACCGCCATCACGCAGACGCTGTCGCCCGCGCATGGACGCGGCGCGCAGCCCAGCCTGCGCGCCAAGACCATCCTGCCGCTGGTGCGCAATGCCTCGTTCATCGGGCTGCTGCTGATCGCGGTGATTGCCGTGCTGGCCAACCTGGGCGTCAACGTGACACCGTTGCTGGCCGGCGCGGGGGTGGTCGGGCTGGCGATCGGCTTCGGGGCGCAGAGCCTGGTGCAGGACCTGATCACCGGATTGTTTATCGTGGTCGAGGACTCTATCGCCATCGGCGACTCGATCGAGCTGCCTGACCATGCCGGCGTGGTCGAAGGTATGACCATCCGCACGGTCAAGCTGCGCGACGGACGCGGCGCGCTGCATACGCTGCCGTACAGCCAGATCAAGGCGGTCAAGAACCTGTCGCGCGGCTATGGCTATGCCGTGTTCAGCATCGGCATCAGCTACCACAGCGACCTCGACCGCGCCCTCGAGCTGATCCGCACCACCGGCACGGAAATCGCGCGAGATTTCCGCTACTCGCGCAACCTGATGTCGGGGCTGGACATCCTCGGCCTGGACCGCTTCGACCCGAGCGGGCCGGTGGTGATGGCACAGTTCAAGACCCGGCCGCTGACGCAGGCGGAAATCACGCGCGCGTTCAATGCACGCCTGAAGCGCAACTTCGACGCCCACGGCATCCGCATGGCATCGCCCAGCCTGACCATTCAGGTCGATGGCAAAGGGCTGCAGGTGGGGGGCGACGAGCAAGCGAACCCGGCGGCGCCATAG
- a CDS encoding acyl-CoA dehydrogenase family protein: MTALLSTFDLTPLPPHALAFRAEVRAFLDEHLPALPPETRARSWMGFDAAFSRALAARGWVGITLPAQYGGAGLDPYSRFVLVEELLACGAPVSAHWIADRQSGPLILRYGSDAQKARYLPAICRGEAFFCIGMSEPNSGSDLASVTTRAVRQPDGSWRLTGRKIWTTNADRCHFMIALVRTSGTPQDRQAGLSQFIVDLHAPGVSVRPIHDLAGDAHFSEVTFDDVALAPDALVGQDGSGWEQVNAELAFERSGPERLYSSVVLLDTWLDAMRRLPPARRDTVTAGRLAGHLAVLRAMSLAVTARLAAGESPVVEAALVKDLGTTFEQSVPALVEAALGDEAALAADGALYRTLAYVTQIAPSYSLRGGTREILRGMIARGLGLR, from the coding sequence GTGACCGCCTTGCTATCCACCTTCGACCTGACGCCCCTGCCGCCGCACGCGCTCGCGTTCCGCGCCGAGGTCCGCGCCTTTCTTGACGAGCACCTGCCCGCCCTGCCGCCGGAAACCCGCGCGCGCTCGTGGATGGGGTTCGATGCGGCGTTCAGCCGCGCACTTGCGGCGCGCGGCTGGGTCGGCATTACGCTGCCGGCGCAATACGGCGGCGCCGGCCTCGATCCTTACTCGCGCTTCGTGCTGGTGGAGGAGTTGCTGGCCTGCGGCGCGCCGGTGTCGGCGCACTGGATCGCCGACCGCCAGAGCGGCCCGCTGATCCTGCGTTACGGCAGCGACGCGCAGAAGGCCCGCTACCTGCCCGCGATCTGCCGCGGCGAGGCGTTCTTCTGCATCGGCATGAGCGAGCCGAACTCCGGCTCCGACCTCGCCAGCGTGACGACCCGCGCCGTGCGCCAGCCCGATGGCTCGTGGCGCCTGACCGGCCGCAAGATCTGGACGACCAACGCCGACCGCTGCCACTTCATGATCGCGCTGGTGCGCACCTCGGGCACGCCGCAGGACCGGCAGGCGGGCCTGTCGCAGTTCATCGTCGACCTGCACGCGCCCGGCGTCTCGGTACGGCCGATCCACGACCTGGCCGGCGATGCGCACTTCTCCGAGGTCACCTTCGACGACGTCGCGCTGGCCCCGGATGCGCTGGTCGGCCAGGACGGCAGCGGCTGGGAGCAGGTCAACGCCGAACTCGCGTTCGAGCGCAGCGGCCCCGAGCGGCTGTACTCCAGCGTGGTGCTGCTCGACACCTGGCTCGACGCCATGCGCCGCCTGCCGCCGGCACGGCGCGACACCGTGACCGCGGGCCGCCTTGCCGGGCACCTGGCGGTGCTGCGCGCGATGTCGCTGGCGGTGACCGCGCGCCTGGCGGCCGGTGAAAGCCCCGTGGTCGAGGCCGCACTGGTCAAGGACCTGGGCACGACCTTCGAGCAATCGGTCCCCGCGCTGGTGGAAGCGGCGCTCGGCGACGAAGCGGCACTGGCCGCCGACGGCGCGCTCTATCGCACGCTGGCCTACGTCACGCAGATCGCCCCGTCGTATTCGCTGCGCGGCGGCACGCGCGAGATCCTGCGCGGCATGATCGCGCGCGGCCTCGGCCTGCGCTGA
- a CDS encoding fatty acid--CoA ligase, whose protein sequence is MDFSYLSTLPDAVRHFAGLRPDAVAYAFEGRQTTYADFERNTDRVAQALLAEGIHAGDRIAYIGKNSDHYFELLLGAAKAGVVTTPASWRLAPPEIEFIVGHCDAVVLFVGPESAAMAKSLLPALPMVRTVVLMEPCADGGDAPCYTDWRDAQPATPPAHRPAPHDVVLQLYTSGTTGRPKGAMLTHRNLTIGTEVSEREGIAWSHWTADDISLVAMPVAHIGGSGWGLRNLLSGAKGVVAREFDPRAVLDFIEHERVSKLFMVPAAMQIVLRDPRARQVDYSRLKYLLYGAAPIPAALLREGIEVFGCGFVQQYGMTETTGTIVALPPEDHTTEEVPRMRAAGKPLPGVEIKVVDYEGRGLGPDEVGEIVVRSQHNMAGYWKQPEETARTIDADGWLRTGDAGYMDAQGYLYIHDRVKDMIISGGENVYPAEVESAIYGHPQVADVAVIGVPDEKWGEAVKAIVVLKPGQSPDRDGIIAWTRQRLAGFKVPKSIEFVDALPRNPSGKLLRRKLREPFWEGMNRQVN, encoded by the coding sequence ATGGATTTCAGCTACCTGAGCACGCTGCCCGATGCCGTGCGCCATTTCGCCGGACTGCGGCCCGACGCGGTGGCATATGCGTTCGAGGGCCGCCAGACTACCTACGCCGACTTCGAGCGCAATACCGACCGGGTCGCGCAGGCGCTGCTGGCCGAGGGTATCCACGCCGGCGACCGCATTGCCTATATCGGCAAGAACAGCGACCACTACTTCGAACTGCTGCTCGGCGCGGCCAAGGCTGGCGTCGTCACCACTCCGGCCAGCTGGCGCCTGGCGCCGCCGGAGATCGAGTTTATCGTCGGCCATTGCGACGCGGTGGTGCTGTTCGTCGGGCCGGAATCGGCGGCGATGGCAAAGTCGCTGCTGCCGGCGCTGCCGATGGTGCGCACGGTGGTGCTGATGGAGCCGTGCGCCGACGGCGGCGATGCCCCTTGCTACACCGACTGGCGCGACGCGCAGCCGGCCACGCCGCCGGCACACCGGCCGGCGCCGCACGACGTGGTGCTGCAGCTGTACACCTCTGGCACCACCGGGCGGCCCAAGGGCGCGATGCTGACGCACCGCAACCTGACCATCGGCACCGAGGTCAGCGAGCGCGAAGGCATTGCCTGGTCGCACTGGACGGCCGACGATATCTCGCTGGTGGCGATGCCCGTCGCGCATATCGGCGGCTCGGGCTGGGGACTGCGCAATCTGCTGTCTGGCGCCAAGGGCGTGGTCGCGCGCGAATTCGACCCGCGCGCGGTGCTGGATTTCATCGAGCACGAGCGCGTCAGCAAGCTGTTCATGGTGCCGGCGGCCATGCAGATCGTGCTGCGCGATCCGCGCGCGCGCCAAGTGGATTACTCGCGGCTGAAGTACCTGCTGTATGGCGCCGCGCCGATTCCGGCGGCGCTGCTGCGCGAGGGCATCGAGGTGTTCGGCTGCGGCTTCGTGCAGCAGTACGGCATGACCGAGACCACCGGCACCATCGTCGCGCTGCCGCCCGAGGACCACACCACCGAAGAGGTGCCGCGCATGCGTGCCGCGGGCAAGCCGCTGCCAGGCGTGGAAATCAAGGTGGTCGACTATGAGGGGCGCGGGCTGGGTCCCGATGAAGTCGGCGAGATCGTGGTGCGCTCGCAGCACAACATGGCCGGCTACTGGAAGCAGCCCGAGGAGACCGCGCGCACCATCGACGCCGATGGCTGGCTGCGCACCGGCGACGCGGGCTACATGGATGCGCAGGGTTACCTGTACATCCACGACCGCGTCAAGGACATGATCATCAGCGGCGGCGAGAACGTCTATCCGGCCGAGGTCGAAAGCGCGATCTACGGCCACCCGCAGGTGGCTGACGTGGCCGTGATCGGCGTGCCGGACGAGAAGTGGGGCGAAGCGGTGAAGGCCATCGTCGTGCTGAAGCCGGGACAATCGCCCGATCGCGACGGCATCATCGCGTGGACGCGCCAGCGGCTGGCCGGCTTCAAGGTGCCGAAGAGCATCGAGTTCGTCGACGCGCTGCCGCGCAATCCGTCCGGCAAGCTGCTGCGGCGCAAGCTGCGCGAGCCGTTCTGGGAGGGGATGAACCGGCAGGTGAACTGA
- a CDS encoding SpoVR family protein yields MAYLSTGSEWTFELVNRYDREIARIAGEFGLDTYPNQIEIITAEQMLDAYASAGLPVGYNHWSYGKHFLASERSYQRGHMGLAYEIVINSNPCIAYLMEENTMPMQALTIAHACYGHNSFFKGNYLFRTWTNADAIVDYLLFAKNYVAECEQRYGEQEVELLLDSCHALQNYGVDRYKRPKKLSITEEKARQADRENYLQMQVNDLWRTLPKHRPHALTADEEAPEMTFPPEPQENLLYFIEKNAPKLAPWQREIVRIVRKIAQYFYPQRQTKVMNEGWATFWHYTIIHQLYEEKLVNDAFMMELLQAHTNVIYQPPYHSPYYSGLNPYTVGFLIFQDLRRMCENPTDEDYRWAPEIAGSDWRTTLDFAMRNFKDESFLLQFLSPRVIRELKLFSVLDDDREGKLRVTAIHDDEGYRAIRQLMAAQYDLSTMEPNIQVTNVDIGGDRSLTLRHLQNDRRPLAHNFDEVVRHVTRLWGFTVRLEVAYEDGRTELKYECKPERRHRKSHSGLSLAA; encoded by the coding sequence ATGGCTTATCTGTCCACGGGTTCGGAATGGACCTTCGAGCTGGTCAACCGGTATGACCGCGAGATCGCCCGCATCGCCGGCGAGTTCGGGCTGGATACCTATCCCAACCAGATCGAGATCATCACGGCCGAGCAGATGCTGGACGCCTACGCGTCGGCAGGGCTGCCGGTGGGCTACAACCACTGGTCCTATGGCAAGCACTTCCTGGCGTCGGAGCGCAGCTACCAGCGCGGCCACATGGGCCTGGCTTACGAGATCGTCATCAACTCCAACCCCTGCATCGCCTACCTGATGGAGGAGAACACCATGCCGATGCAGGCGCTGACGATCGCGCATGCCTGCTACGGCCACAACTCCTTCTTCAAGGGCAACTACCTGTTCCGCACCTGGACCAACGCGGACGCCATCGTCGATTACCTGCTGTTCGCCAAGAACTACGTGGCCGAGTGCGAACAGCGCTACGGCGAACAGGAAGTGGAACTGCTGCTCGACTCCTGCCATGCCTTGCAGAACTACGGGGTGGACCGCTACAAGCGGCCCAAGAAGCTCTCCATCACCGAAGAGAAGGCGCGCCAGGCCGATCGCGAGAACTACCTGCAGATGCAGGTCAACGATCTGTGGCGCACGCTGCCCAAGCATCGCCCGCACGCGCTGACGGCCGACGAAGAGGCGCCGGAAATGACGTTCCCGCCCGAGCCGCAGGAGAATCTGCTGTACTTCATCGAGAAGAACGCGCCCAAGCTGGCGCCGTGGCAGCGCGAGATCGTGCGCATCGTGCGCAAGATCGCGCAGTACTTCTACCCGCAGCGCCAGACCAAGGTGATGAACGAAGGGTGGGCAACGTTCTGGCACTACACCATCATCCACCAGCTCTACGAAGAAAAGCTGGTCAACGATGCCTTCATGATGGAGCTGCTGCAGGCGCACACCAACGTGATTTACCAGCCGCCGTACCACAGCCCGTATTACAGCGGGTTGAACCCGTACACGGTGGGCTTCCTGATCTTCCAGGACCTGCGCCGCATGTGCGAGAACCCGACCGACGAGGACTACCGCTGGGCGCCGGAGATCGCCGGCAGCGACTGGCGCACGACGCTGGACTTTGCGATGCGCAATTTCAAGGACGAGAGCTTCCTGCTGCAGTTCCTGTCGCCGCGCGTGATCCGCGAACTGAAGCTGTTCTCGGTGCTGGACGACGACCGCGAGGGCAAGCTGCGCGTCACCGCCATCCACGACGACGAGGGCTATCGCGCGATCCGCCAGCTGATGGCGGCGCAGTATGACCTGTCGACCATGGAGCCCAATATCCAGGTCACCAATGTCGATATCGGCGGCGACCGTTCGCTGACGCTGCGCCACCTGCAGAATGACCGCCGGCCGCTGGCGCACAATTTCGACGAAGTGGTGCGGCACGTGACGCGGCTGTGGGGCTTTACCGTGCGCCTGGAAGTGGCCTATGAAGACGGGCGCACCGAACTCAAGTACGAATGCAAGCCGGAGCGCCGGCACCGCAAGTCGCACAGCGGGCTGAGCCTGGCCGCGTGA